The genomic stretch GCGCAGGCGCTGGATGTCTCGCTCTTGCGCCGAGAGCCCCCGCCGGATGAGCGGCCGCTGGTGAACCTGCTGATGCTGGCGCCCGCCATGCCGGATTCCGAGTGGCTCGGATTGGCCGATGGCTCGCGCGACGCGGAGCGCGTGGAGGCCCAGGTGGGACGGTGGCTCGCGAGCGGTGTGGCGCCAGGGCCCGTGGCCTGGGCCCTGCCCGCGGTCTGCGCCTTGCTCGCGGTGGCCTTCGGCGCGGCGGCCGGGCCGTTCAAGGCCGCTCGCGTCTGTGAGCGCTGTGGCCGCCCCGTGTGCACCCGCTGCGACCGCGAGCTGGGGCAGGGCAGCAAGCAGTGTGGCCAGTGTGTGAACGTCTTCTCGCGTCGCGGGCTGGTGCCCAAGGAGCTGCGGGCGCGCAAGGAGGACCAGGTCGAGCGCCATCGGACGTGGGGCTCGCGAGCGGCCTACGTGCTGGGCGGACTGGTGTCCGGCGCGGGCCACGTCTTCACGGGCCGACCGGTGCGCGGTGCCCTCTACGCCTTCGCGTTCCTCTTCGCGGTCGCAGTGCTGGTGCTGCGCCAGGGGCTCGTCCGAGGGCCGTATGGCGACGCGCCCCTGTACCTGAAGCTCGGGCCCGCGGTGCTGCTCCTGCTCCTCATCTACCTGTTGTCGCTGCGGGGGCTGTCGCGGCTCCAGCGGGGCGAGGCCTGAACGACCATGTCCCTGAAAGGCACGCTCAAGGACTTCGGCATCGGTGACATCCTCCAGCTCATCGGTCAGCAGCAGAAGACCGGGACGCTGGAGTTCCGCATCAAGGACCAGGAGGTGCGCGTCGGCTTCCGGGACGGCCACATCATCAAGGCCGAGAGCATCACCCGGAAGAAGAAGGACCTCATCGGCGCCATGCTGGTGCGCGCGGAGATCATCACCGAGACGCAGCTGGAGGCGGCGCTGGAGGCCCAGCGGCGGACGCTCAAGCGGCTGGGAGACGTGCTCGTCGCCAGCCACGCGCTCACCGCCGAGCGCTTCCAGCAGATGATGCAGCTTCAGGCCACGGAGACGCTCTACCGCCTCTTCACGTGGAAGACGGGCACCTACGAGTTCATCCAGGAGCCCGTGGAGCCGGACGCGGATGCCATCAGCCCGCTGCGCGCGGAGACGGTGCTGATGGAGGGCTTCCGGATGGTGGACGAGTGGCCCGTCATCCGGCGGAAGATCAACCGCGACGACATGTCGTTCGAGCGGCTCAAGGCCCTCCCCCAGGCGCGCCCAGGGGAAGAGGGCGGCGAGCTGGGCGTCATCGGGCCCGCCGAGCGGCGCGTGTACGAGGAGATCGCCGCGGGGCGCGACCTGCGCAAGCTCGTCGACCTGTGCTGCGTGGGTGAGTTCGAGACCTGCAAGGCGCTCTACAACCTGGTCAACGGCGAGTACGTGCGGCCCATCTACCCCGAGGGGCGGGTTCCCGTGCCGGGGGAGGAGCGGCTGGCTGCTCGGGCTGCGGGCGCGGTGGCTCGCGTGGTGGCCACGATGGCGGTGCTCGCGGGCGTGGCCGTGGTGGGGGCGCGGGTGGAGTGGCCGGGCGCAGCGGACACGGCCGCCTCGGGCTTCGCGGATCCGGCGGCGCAGCGTCAGATTTCTCAATCGCAGCGCGTGAGGATCGCCGCTGCGCTCGAGGTGTTCCAACTGGAGCACGGCGAACTACCAGAGCGGCTGGATGCTTTGGTGGGCGCCGGATTGTTGACCCAGGAGGAACTGCGCTACCCGTGGCGGGAAGAGTATTACTACCGACGGCTGCCCGCTCGGCGGTTCGTGCTTCTACCGCCCTTGCGCTAGCCTGTGCCTCACGTCGTCTTTCGAAGCCCGAGGGCCGGCGTTACGTTGAGGACAGCGACAACTGACCGAGGAACCACGCGCATTGCGAAACCCCGCCACGTTGGAAGTGCCCGCCGCCCGTCCTGCCTCTTCTCCCACCTCCGCCAAGGTCGACGTCCGTGACAACGAGACGGCCCTGGCGCTGTGCGGCAACCAGAACGAGAACCTGAAGTTGATGGAGCGGCGCCTCGGTGTCCGGGTGGGACAGCGTGGCACGGAGATGCTCCTGTCGGGCCCCGCGGACGCGGTGGCCTTCGCGGTGCGCCTGCTCGAGAACCTGGAAGGGATGATCCGCGCCGGTCGCCCCGTGTATCGCGAGGATGTGGAGCAGGGCATCAAGGTGCTCGGCCGCGGCGCCGAGAACCTCCAGGACGTGATGCTCGGCTCGGTCCTCAAGAGCTCCGGCAACCGGCAGATCTCCCCCAAGAGCATCGCGCAGAAGCGCTACGTGGACGCCATCCGCTCCCACGACATCGTGTTCGGCATCGGGCCCGCAGGCACGGGCAAGACGTACCTGGCGATGGCGATGGCGGTGGCGTTCCTGCAGGAGCGCAAGGTGAAGCGCATCGTCCTCGCGCGCCCCGCCGTGGAGGCGGGTGAAAAGCTCGGCTTCCTGCCGGGCGACCTCGCGGAGAAGGTGAACCCCTACCTGCGCCCGCTGTACGACGCGCTCCACGACATGATGGCGGTGGATCGCGCCTCGCAGCTGGTGGAGCAGGGCGTGGTGGAGGTGGCTCCGCTGGCGTTCATGCGCGGCCGTACCCTCAACGACGCCTTCGTCATCCTCGACGAGGCGCAGAACACCACCGTCGAGCAGATGAAGATGTTCCTCACCCGCCTGGGCTACAACAGCAAGGCGGTCATCACGGGCGACGTCACCCAGGTGGACCTGCCCACCGGGAAGATGTCCGGGTTGAACCACGCCCGCTCCGTGCTGCGAGGCATCGAGGGCATCCACTTCGCCGAGTTCTCGGACCTGGATGTCGTGCGCCACCCGCTCGTCCAGGAGGTCATCCGCGCCTACGAGAAGGCGGAGGTGGCCCAGAAGGAGTCCGCCGCCGCCGCGCTCGCGACGGCTGAAAGCGCGCCGCCCGCGCCAGTCGCGCCCCCGGACTCGGCGGCCTGAGGTAACCTGCCCCTTCCCGCGCTTCGCATGCGCGGGAGGGGTGTTGCTCCCTCCTACGTCTGGCTTCATCTGCCCACCCAAGTGTCTTGCCCTGGGGCTGGCAGGCGGACGATGGATGACCCACCCTCACGAATATTTCGCGGGCGTGCGTCCTTGATGGATGCGCCACGCCTTTCTAGGGTGAGGAGCCCCATGGCCGAACCAGAATCATCACCCCCCGGGCCCAGCCCATTGGACGCGCTCGCCAAGCGTCTGGGTTGGGGAGGGGGGGAGTGGGGGCGCCGAGCCATCCAGTTCGTCCTGCTGTTCGCCGTCGCGGTGGGAGCGGGCTTCGTCATCTCGCCGGGCCTCTACAGCCAGCAGATTCCCGCGCTCACCGAGGAGCATGTCGGGAAGCCGTTCCGTGCCAGCTCGCCTGCTGGGTTCAAGGCCGCGCGCGACTACGACATCGTCCACCAGGCGATGACGGAGAAGCGCCGCGTGGAGGCGCGGGGCGCCGTGCGGCCCGTGTACGACCTCAACCCCGCGGTGGTCGGCAATGTGCGCACCTCGGTGCGGACCGCGTTCGCCACCATGCGCGAGCGGCTGGAGGAGCAGCGGCAGACCCAAGCGGACGAGCATGGCGCGGAGGAAGGCCGCCGCCCGAAACGCACCCCGGCCCCCACGCCCGAGGCCCTGGAGCGCCAGCGCCGCGAGCGCGAGGACATGCTGGGCCAGTTCCAGGAACTCCTCTTTGGCCAGCGCGACGCGGGCCTGGAGGCCGAGGACTTCCAAGCGCTGCTCGCCGCGGGCTTCTCCGAGGAGTCCGAGGCCGCCACGCTCCTGCTGGTGGACCGTGCGTACCGCTCCGAGCGAGGCCCGGTGCACGTGGCTGGCTCCCGAGAGGAGCTGGCGCGCGAGGCCCCGCAGGGCCTCACCGTGAGGGACCTGCGCCACAAGAACGAGGAGACGCTGTCGGGCGCCGCGCCCCAGGTCTCGGATGTTCGCGAGGCGCACCAGGAGCTGGACCGCTTCGCCTCCGTGCCGGGCAACGTCCTGGCCGATGCCCCGGGCGCTCAGCGCCGCGCGGTGTTGCGGTTGTCCAAGCGGCTGGTGCGGCCCAACCTCACCATCAACATCGCGGAGTCGGACCTTCGCCGGAGGCTCGCGGTGGAGGCCGTGAAGGACGCGGTCATCTCCATCAAGAAGGGCCAGCGCGTCATCGGTGACGGCGAGCTCGTCAACGAGACCCACCTCGTCATGCTCCGCGGCATGCGCGCGCAGACGGACCGGTTGGATCTGCTCCAGCTCCAGGTGGGCGGCACGGGGCTCGTCGCGCTGCTCATCGTGGCCACGCACGCCTTCTGTCAGGCGGCCTTCCGGCGCTTCCGGCCCACGCGCAAGGACAGCGTGCTGCTGGGGCTCTTGCTGGTGGGGCTCTTGGGCCTCGTCCAGGTCTGGGTGTCCATCGCGGACGCGGTGCAGGACCGCTACACCGCGCTGCCCATTGAAGCCTTCTATTACGCGTTCCCGGTCGCCGCCGGCGCCATGTTGGTGCGCTTCATCCTCACGCAGGAGCTGGCGCTCTTCTTCGCGATCGTCTTCGCGTCCCTGGCGGGCGTGCTGTTGGGCAACTCGCTGTCGTTCGGCATCTACACGCTGGTGGGCTCGCTGGTCGCCGCCGACCGCATCGTGAAGGCCAAGGACCGCGTGGGCATCTTCCGCGCGGGACTCGTCACGGGTGGGGCCAACCTCGTCGCGGTCCTCGTGCTCTTCCTGGTGGAGGGCAAGGGGCTGGCGGCGGACACGCTCGTCACCGCGCTGTGCGCCTTCGTGGGCACGTCGCTCGCGGTGCCCGTGATGGTGATGGCGCTGACGCCGCTCATCGAGGCCACGTTCGGCTACGCGTCGGACATCAAGCTGCTGGAGCTGGCGAACCTCAACCACCCGGCGCTCAAGGAACTCATCGTCCAGGCGCCCGGCACCTACCACCACTCCATCATCATCGGGACGCTGGTGGAGAACGCGGCCGAGACGATTGGCGCCAACCCGCTCCTGGCCCGCTCGTGCGCGTACTACCACGACATCGGAAAGGGTCGGAACCCGCTCTACTTCGGTGAGAACCAGAAGGGCGAGAACCGGCACGACACGCTCGCGCCCGCGATGAGCGCGGTCATCATCAAGCGCCACGTGACGGAAGGCCTGGAGATGGCGCGCCAGTACCGCTTGCCCAAGCTGGTGGCGGACGCGATCCCGCAGCACCACGGCACGCGGACGGTGGGCTACTTCTTCCACAAGGCGATGAAGGAGCAGGAGGGCAAGGAGGGCGCGCCCCCCATCGACGAGAGCATCTATCGCTATCCCGGGCCCAAGCCGCAGTTCCGCGAGGCGGCCCTGGTGATGATCGCCGATGCGGTGGAGGCCTCGACGCGCTCGCTGCCGGACCCCACCACGGCCAAGCTCCAGGCCCAGGTGCAGAAGATCATCAACATCATCTTCTCGGAGGGTCAGCTCGACGAGTGTGACCTGACCTTGAAGGACCTCAACCTCATCGCCCAGTCCTTCCTGCACACGCTCGAAGGCATCTACCATGCGCGCCCGGTGTATCCGGCGGGCGCGGTGGGAGTTGGCCGGCTGCCGCAGCTCATGGTGGCCCAGGGTGGTGCTGCGAAGCCCGAGGCCAAGGACGCCAAGGCCCGGTCGGCGGGGGGAACATGAGTCGCAAGGGCAACATCAGTGTGAGGCTGCGCAAGGGGCGGGTGATTCCCCGCGACGACGGCAAGCGCATCGAGGAGTTCGTGGGCGCCGCCAGCACGGGGACCGCATCGGCGTCCGTGGCGCGCATGCTCGCGCCGCCGGGCTGGGCCGAGCCCGCGCAATGCCCCGAGTTCGACGAGATGGTGCTGGTCCTCACGGGCGAGCTGACCCTCGTCGTGGACGGCAAGCGCGAGCGCATCCAACCGGGTGAGGTCGGGCTCGTGCCCCGGGGCAGGCGGGTGGTGTACCGCAACGACGGCCAGGGCGCGTGCGACTACTGGTCCATCTGCGCGCCAGCGTTCCGCCCCGAGCTGGCCCACATGGAGGAGCCCGAGGCGAAGCCCACGGACAATACGGTGACGGTCCAGGTGGCGCACA from Myxococcaceae bacterium JPH2 encodes the following:
- a CDS encoding DUF4388 domain-containing protein — protein: MSLKGTLKDFGIGDILQLIGQQQKTGTLEFRIKDQEVRVGFRDGHIIKAESITRKKKDLIGAMLVRAEIITETQLEAALEAQRRTLKRLGDVLVASHALTAERFQQMMQLQATETLYRLFTWKTGTYEFIQEPVEPDADAISPLRAETVLMEGFRMVDEWPVIRRKINRDDMSFERLKALPQARPGEEGGELGVIGPAERRVYEEIAAGRDLRKLVDLCCVGEFETCKALYNLVNGEYVRPIYPEGRVPVPGEERLAARAAGAVARVVATMAVLAGVAVVGARVEWPGAADTAASGFADPAAQRQISQSQRVRIAAALEVFQLEHGELPERLDALVGAGLLTQEELRYPWREEYYYRRLPARRFVLLPPLR
- a CDS encoding PhoH family protein; translated protein: MRNPATLEVPAARPASSPTSAKVDVRDNETALALCGNQNENLKLMERRLGVRVGQRGTEMLLSGPADAVAFAVRLLENLEGMIRAGRPVYREDVEQGIKVLGRGAENLQDVMLGSVLKSSGNRQISPKSIAQKRYVDAIRSHDIVFGIGPAGTGKTYLAMAMAVAFLQERKVKRIVLARPAVEAGEKLGFLPGDLAEKVNPYLRPLYDALHDMMAVDRASQLVEQGVVEVAPLAFMRGRTLNDAFVILDEAQNTTVEQMKMFLTRLGYNSKAVITGDVTQVDLPTGKMSGLNHARSVLRGIEGIHFAEFSDLDVVRHPLVQEVIRAYEKAEVAQKESAAAALATAESAPPAPVAPPDSAA
- a CDS encoding HDIG domain-containing protein; the protein is MAEPESSPPGPSPLDALAKRLGWGGGEWGRRAIQFVLLFAVAVGAGFVISPGLYSQQIPALTEEHVGKPFRASSPAGFKAARDYDIVHQAMTEKRRVEARGAVRPVYDLNPAVVGNVRTSVRTAFATMRERLEEQRQTQADEHGAEEGRRPKRTPAPTPEALERQRREREDMLGQFQELLFGQRDAGLEAEDFQALLAAGFSEESEAATLLLVDRAYRSERGPVHVAGSREELAREAPQGLTVRDLRHKNEETLSGAAPQVSDVREAHQELDRFASVPGNVLADAPGAQRRAVLRLSKRLVRPNLTINIAESDLRRRLAVEAVKDAVISIKKGQRVIGDGELVNETHLVMLRGMRAQTDRLDLLQLQVGGTGLVALLIVATHAFCQAAFRRFRPTRKDSVLLGLLLVGLLGLVQVWVSIADAVQDRYTALPIEAFYYAFPVAAGAMLVRFILTQELALFFAIVFASLAGVLLGNSLSFGIYTLVGSLVAADRIVKAKDRVGIFRAGLVTGGANLVAVLVLFLVEGKGLAADTLVTALCAFVGTSLAVPVMVMALTPLIEATFGYASDIKLLELANLNHPALKELIVQAPGTYHHSIIIGTLVENAAETIGANPLLARSCAYYHDIGKGRNPLYFGENQKGENRHDTLAPAMSAVIIKRHVTEGLEMARQYRLPKLVADAIPQHHGTRTVGYFFHKAMKEQEGKEGAPPIDESIYRYPGPKPQFREAALVMIADAVEASTRSLPDPTTAKLQAQVQKIINIIFSEGQLDECDLTLKDLNLIAQSFLHTLEGIYHARPVYPAGAVGVGRLPQLMVAQGGAAKPEAKDAKARSAGGT